AGTTGGAGGATTCCTATCTAGATGTGTTCAGCTTCGTTAATTCGCATTGAGTCTGAATTAACAGACTCGATAACAATCTGAAGAGCAAGATTTTTGTGACCTTATTTACAGTCGATTATCAAGCTGGTACGAAAGTTTGTGCCAACGATATCACTATCTGCTCATCTCGATTCTGTTCTTCACAGTGAATTCGAAGGAACAGCAAATTGATCAAAAGTCAAACTAGTGCTGCTTCTCTCCTGACCTTAGGAAAAATTCTGCTATTTAAAACTCAAAAACGACTAAGTAAATTTCCGTTCTTCTTCTGTCCCTTCATTTTTCCCACTAGTAAAACCACCACTGCGGAACATATTTGAATTTATGCTTTGTTGATATTTCTCTATATTATCAAGACCGTATGGAGGATTGCAAAAATTTCGCATGTTAACCTCACGTTGACAACTAAACTAGCATCACGATTTGTATAAATCTTTAGTGTCAACTGCAAAACCGGTTAATGGAAATTAACAGCACAAATTTAACACTTAACGATGGCAGGCGTCCACAACGACACTTCCAAAATTTTAAACGTTAAATGGTTATTGTACGATTTAAGTTTGGCCagtaaaggagaaaaagcaaTAATTGCTTTGCAGAACTAAAGGACTACACTTAAAAACTAAACGCAAGTGGTATTCAGACACACCGCGGAAGTACAACAAAAAGCAAATGGCGAATATAAAACACATGCATATAATATTGTAATGCTTATTTCTAATTTCAGTACCATTCTCAGCTTCTCCTCCACTTGTCGCAAGCAATCCCGGCGTCTTTGTTTCCTCGGTAGCCATACACTTTCCTTCTGTGAACTGATCAAAGCTACCCTGTTGATATCTTCAACCACATCTACACTGTTGTCATGTGGAAAGAAAGATTACTCAAGTGTGCCTTCTTGTCCACTTCGATAACTGAAGCTACTCAGATCCTTGTGACATTGATCGCAGAATTGACAGCTTTCACTTTCAAGCCAGTAAATTGGGCAAAGTGTAGAAGTCTTCTAGGATTCTGATGATTACGCAACACGTCTCTAGAACCTGCGATAAGAAGGGACAAATCCTACTCTAAATATAGCGATTGCGTACGTACTACTGCAGGAGGTCGTTCCGGAAGACTACAGCTCCAGTGACACTGAGTATTTATTAGCCCAGAACATTCTGGATTATTCACGAACATTCTGGGTCCTACTTAGTATTAGCCAGTCAGCTTTGGATATTCTACGAGTGGTGGTCTATAAACTCTTTCCACAGAAGCCATATGGTTACTGTGGATATTGAGCAAAAATATTATCTATCAGAGTCGtactagatttttttttaaaagaaaaaaaagagtgcCTTTGTTTAGAAGTTCCGCTTTTTAACTTGAGATTAATTGCAAAtaatgacatttaaaaaaattaccagaaAACGCACTTTTGATTTAAATCGGACTTAGCACCTAACCGCCACATTCTGTTATATATAAGggaacagtttgttttttatttgtcgCCTGAGCAGGGAGGGAAAGGAGGAGAATTTTCAGAGGGATCACTGACATACTTTTCATTAAGtggggaagggagggggaaTCAGTCGCGCTAaaagagtataaagggggaccAAAGGAAATTAACTGCCAACGAGGGGGTCATTACAATACTACTAGAGTGgggtcaggtaaattttactgAGACAAAAAGACAACTCGTTAGTAAGGAATTATCAGACTTCAATTCCAATAAGTCAGTTTAGTGAAAAATTCTCATTATTCTGAAAGATATTTAAGTAATAGATAACTCAAAAACAGTGTCAGTACTTATTTATGGAGGCGGAAGTACAAGTTCCCTCGACATCATCATTTCTCTCACTTTCACTCCTTTCGTCTTAAAAAGACTGACAGTAGCCCATCAAGGAATCAAACAAAATTGCTCTGGTCCAAGTCTGACAGGGAATCAGGATGTGAGGTACTATATTctacaataataaaacaatttaaaacaagtattttgttgatttgcatcaaaaatttttttagattcATGAAACGTCGATTTTTCCCAAATCCTTAAACTTGTCGAAATCGGCGTATTTAACTTTTATATCTGCGTAAAAATTCAGAGGGTAACTGTCTTTAGAAGTGTACCTATTAACGGAAGTCAAGAAGTAAAAAGTTTTCGGAGCTAATTCGAGATAAATTGGTAAGATTATAGAATACACTCTTTCACCGGACGAGCCAGATAGCTCAAACTTGTAGGTTCGATCAAAACACGCATTCGTTACTTCCAGCGCAAGAGAAAACGTTCGATGATTTCGTCTCAAGAATAAGAGACAGCCTGAGTGCAGATCTTTCACAATAGTCGTTGAGGCAAACATTTTGTTCGGGACCTCTTTCGCACGTTTTTGTCCACTGTTTAAGGGTTCAGTGGTTTCCTGTTTGGCGCATGCACAGAGTTTAATATCCACCGATTTATCTGCGCATGATTCAAACTTGCTGTACTTGGACACCCGCACAAAGCTAGTCAACCACAATTTGTCTTCCGCTTGAGCATACTGTTTGACAGAAACCTTGAAAACTTCGTCCTCGTTGTATCCGGATGGGGGGATCACATTAATGTTCATTGTGGTGGTGATGTACTCTCCTTGGGTCCGTTGTACAATATTTGTGAACGATTTTCCCACCAATCGTTGACAATTTCCGTATCCCTCTTTTAGAATCGATAATAACTGCCCACCATCATCACCTTTAGGAAGAATAAAAATTAACACTAAAAAGACATCGATAATGACGGTGTATTCTATTTCGTCGAACCAGGGCggtgattgaaaaaaaaaaaaaaaaggcgtgaACCATTTGTTAGCAGCCTAGGAAAAGAAAATACGTGGGTCACCAAAGAGGATTTGAGTGTGAGACTTTCCGATAGGACAATCAAATGTCCTACCAGCTGCCGGTAGAGAACTCGTGGGTAAACTAAGAAATATGCTGAGTACAGTGTATATATGTGATGCGCGAAAGTGATGTTCTGATGATTTCTTAACTTCAGACTGACTTGTAACCTTAGGGGTGTAACTTAATAAACCCTTAGGCTGAACCTTATCGCTCAGGTAGCGATCTTCAATTGATGGCCTGGCCTACAATTGATCATGACTTTAAATCGTGAGAAAACGATGGAAATTCATTTATCTTTACTAGCATCAAGGAAAAGTACTTCTTTAAAGCTGCGAACCCAGTCAAGTTATCCGACACCCTTCCTTCTTACCTCCCATATGTTGTTTTTGAATGGCATTGTTTAAGGTTCCAAGCGCGAACTCCGCTAACCACTTATGACTGTCTGAGTTATCTTTAACCGAATTATATCTGTCAAAGTCCTCGCACTTGCACAAGGTCAGCGGCATCAAGCTTAAGTTTGCGCATGTGCGATTTTCCGGTAGGACTGCAAATATACCAGCCAATGAAGTATTCCAGGAGAACATCTTAACAGGGTCCTTTAAACTCATAAGCGCACGGTGTACATCGAGAAATGTAAAGAGGCGTCTTTGATTTTTAACTAAGGCAGTCATCCTTTCCTTGCCCAGTATTTTTTCAACGCCACCGGGAATAACCATGAAAAAAACAGGATCAAACACTTCTCTTCTTCCTTCCTCTGAGTGTTGACTGTAATAAGTGTTTTTATTACCGTGGTCAGAAAATATCATTGTAAGAGTGTCAGGTAACGCCGCCATGTTGGTGATGAACTCCGCTAAATTGGTGTCCGTGTTTCTTATCCGTTTGCCGGTATATTCGTGTCCAGTGTTGAAATGCATGTACGAAATAAGCGGTTTCGCCGTAGAGTCCTTGTTGATAGCAGTGTACACCATTTGTAGGTAATCCATGAAATACTTACTGAAGAACTGTCCATTTAAGCACACTTTTGGAGGAGTTTCAAAATGGTTTGTTTCATTATACTTTTCCAGTACTGTTCCGGAGAAATGCATCAAGCCAAAGTTATcgataagtttcttttttatcatctcTTGGAATTCTTTCCACCTGGAAAATTATTGGTATTTTTTGCTGTCAAATTatggtttctttaaaaaagaaaaagctaccATTAATTGTCAAATCTTTGCCGACAGATTTATCATGGGCACTAAGAGATAATTATACAAAATCAAAAGTATAGTATTTCCACGACACTGAAGCGTTCAATTAATCGACTTTAAGGCCAGTTTCATTGAGATAGAAAGCTAACCAATTCTCTTTAGAAAccccattttttttaaagctttacCTTTCTATGAATTCTGAGTCCGTACTGGgttttcttcttatttcaaGATCTGTCAAGGCCACTCCCCAACGGTCAAACCAGCAAAGGTCCTCTTGGAAGAGGGTCTGATAGTCCCATCTCTTGAAATTCCCGTACAGTACCTCCACGCCTAAAGGTGCCTTAACGGTTTTTGCGGTGTTAGTTACAACGTTATCATCTAGGATACAAACACCCTCAATTAGTCGGGTTTGCGAACACATGTTGTAACGGGATCTCGTAAAGGTTTGCCAATTTGAATGTAAGGCGTGAGTTATCTTTAACCGCATGTACACCGTGCTTCATATTCATACCTTGTATGACTCCAGAAAAAAACGGCCTCAAGTTGTCAAATGTTTGCTGACCTACACTCTGGAAGAGCTCAAAGTCCAGGGTGGTGGCCTTGAAGCTAGGATCACGTGAAATCTTCCGGAGAACGTCCACAGTTCTCGGAAGACTTCTGTAAAAATGTGGTCTGGATATAGAATCCAAAAGGATCACGTTAACATTGATGTTATGTCTGTCTCTGCCATCTTTAAGTTTCTGTAACATCGGAGGAAAGATGAGTACTTGAAGGAGATTTCCACACCTCAAGAACAGGAAGCCAAACCCGTTTCTCCTGTTTGTTTCCACAGCATTTTGTACGGTTTTAGTCATTCTTTTATCCGATATTGGCGTCCATTTAGAAATTTTGCCCATATATGGATTGATAGAGCCGATTTCAATACGTGATGACCCGCAGACACTAGCGTCACATAACAATGTTTGTTCTCCTGACTTTGTAACTTGGAACGAGCAGATATCTGGGTAATTGACCTCGTCGCAGCTTCTTTCCTCCACTTGTCCTGGATGCCCGTAGTACTGATAAGCTTGCTCGCAGCCTACTTTGTCTGACCTATAGAAGGCGTATAAACCAGATTATTacaatttaacaattattccgcTTTATaggcaaaatttttatttctttagattTTTAAGATTTACGAGTACGTTATTTTTACTTGGTCATCTCTTaccaatgaataaaggggtaagttttttaaagaaactgttgtgctgcgtcgcCGGGTAATACAAGATAATCGatatgacgaagggctaacactcgaaacgtcagcttttaaactttatgcggtggccaatttacgttatcaactgagttgataacactaaattaccctgttatgctctcccacctacgtagcaccacagtttctttagaaacttatcccaaGATAGaaagaaataagagagatggtaagttttgagcttggtaaagaaatagagaaagatggttttttttgtctattcacgagcatgggacaacgaaaaaattctgagtccccatgaggaatcgaacgtTATCGTGAgagagcatcggagcgcggaatccgaaggtctgaggtccaattcctcatggggactcagaatttttttctttgtcccacgctcgtgacaagacgaaaaaaaaacatcttttactTTACCCCAAGATAGTTttgttttaacaactgagttgataatgtgaattggccaccgtagagagcATCTAAATAAAGCTGTCATTTCTAGCATCAGCCATTCGATTCAGATTAGTTTAATGGAggcaaatttacattaacaaCCCAGTTGGTAAAACCCGATTATATTTCTATCAAAAATGTATAAAATCAAGCCACATTAATCCAGTTTCTTCGCGTTAGGGAATATGTAAGTAATAAAAAACCTTTTCTCCAAACttttaactttgaaaagaagctaaaatttatttgagatttaaacacataaaacaaaaagacttcTTAtatgctggggggggggggagaagagGAGACTGCCACGGTCAAGCAAGGAgtaaaaaaggaggaaaatgaACGGCGTAATGGTGAAATTTCTTTACCTTCACCTCTCAATCTGCTAACTTTTCAACATCCTTACCTATGTGGCCTGCATGTAATTTCAGGTGGCGATGACGCCTCATTTTCATCagagtaattttttaaacccAGATGGGGACAAAGACTGCCAtctggaaaaaacaaatatcacGTATGTATTGCTTTGTAAGAGACGCACTGTATTTCGAGaagatgcaaattttcaccgtgacCCTTCAATTTTCACAAAGAAAGTACAGAGGTGagtcttattttttttgtaccaGAAATTTTATCGCAAATAAAGGTTGACAACTTACCATCAGCTCTGTTCCATTGATCATGTGACTTTTCCCGTGCATTCCATTGGTCACGTGTCTTTGTTTCGCTTGCTGATTGGTTCATTGCTTTTACTGTCGTCTCAGCGATCGCTTCTGTTAATTTGTCAGTGTTTTGTAAGGATTAAGCAGGTCATTTGctgtttaatattttttttaacaaatggaacctttttctttttaacttaccccaacgtttttgaaaactaGGACCGAAATGCATCTTTACCGCTACGATAGCAAACAAAGCTGCTATTAAGACAATTGCTAGTATCTGTggagaaaaaaagttgaacTCAAAAATTGATAAAGTTTACGGTCAATCAGTTTTCGGAAAAACTGTTCACTTATTATTATAAAGGCTCCAATTTTCTAtcaaagaaagtaatttctcaattatttgaacaaaaaaatttcaacgaatgttttgaaaatcaaattacaGAAATGTTTGCGCTAAAACTGTAGCACACATTGCATGAAtattttaaactaaaaaattgaaaaaattcttttttacattttcaaatttgccaTTTGACGATTTACGGTCAATTTTTCGGAAAGACACTTCACTTATTTTTATTAAGGTTCCAATTTTCCAtcaaaaaaaagcaatttcgcaaatatttgaataagaaaatattcaattaatgttttaaacatcaaattaaaatgtttGCGTTAAAACTATAACACACCTTGCATGAATATTTCAGGTGTCCTCATTTGCCTGTTTACTTGACTCACATTGCCGCTGCCACGGCCAATATTCATTATAAGAACCAGTTTTTTATTCTCACTTTACTCTcagtttcttttaacaaattcaaTTTTGTGAGGCTGTTCACTGAATTCAGACTCACACcgaaattacaaaaatatttttttgtgagcTGTTTGACTAAGAGTGACAGCCAAGTGACCCGTTCGTTCGAATGGTCTGTACTATAGCAGATTTAGCGTGTGTTCTTACATTTCAAATACACGAGTAATATTTCGCGACACCGGAAGTGTCCCCAAGGAAATAACGTTTTGTCAGTTGACCAAGTGACCCGTTCGTTCGAATAGTGTGTACTCTAGCAGATTTAGCGTGTCCTCTTGTATTCTCAAATACACGAGTAATATTCTTCGTCACCGGAAGTGTTCCCGAGGAAATAACGTTTTGTAAGTTAGCCGTAGATGTTTACACAAAGGAACTGTACATAATTGAACTGGAAATATTGAAGGCGATGACTTACAGAGAGCTTATTTTGAATTGAGAACTatcttaaggcctatttacacggcacgactttgtcgcatgcgacaagcttacgacaggcctacgacatgacttaagagtcgtaagcgagttgtaggtttgatttacacgaaacaattcgtgtcgtaagcctgtcgtaagcttgtcgcatgcgacaaagtcgtaccgtgtaaataggcccttaggGATGCGACGGTAAAAATCTCTATTCTTGACGGTTGACGGTTAAAATTTGGGCAATATGACAGTTGGCGATTAACCTCGTTTAGACCATcctctgaataaaaaattaaaaaactgaagTGTTTACGACACGTGACCGAAAGAGGTTTGTAGGTTGACTTAGTTTTCAAAAGCGCTCCCTTATGTCGGGTTCCAATTCCATCGTACCGATTGACTAACAAATCCAACACCGAGTATTCTATCACTCCTCCACCATCCCAGGTTTTTGTGAACTCGATAAACATAAGCTGCGAGTCTTACAGCGTCTGTAATGTTCGAGGCCGGAGACATCAAGAAAATTGAGAGCACTTATTTTAGTTCAATACATCATCGGTTTTTACGATTTTTGAAGGACATCCGAAGCATATGAAAACTTCAAGTTTATGGCGTCAATGATTCTTCAAACAGATAATTTTTAGCTCATCAACAATAGTTAAATGCTCGGCTACAGTATAACCAAATTCAATATCGGAAGAATCGTGGACATTGACGTTGAAAATTTCTAGATACATCCCCATAACATGTATGGATGACTAAAAAATAGTAACATTTTTTATCCAGGATCTTCTGAATTTTCCCATAGATAAAAACCAGCCTTGGCTCTGCCAATAAAATAAGACCCTACTTACATTTCGGCGCCTAGAATGTTTTAACATTTCGTTCGGTAGAGCTTTGGAATCTTATTCGCTGCTATTCTTATTGATGTTTTAGGCACAAGTAAGTGTTTTTACATTTAACTGAGTCGTGATGACTCATAGGAGcccgtattaaaatgtatgtCTGAAGGTGGAGTTTAAAATGAATGAGGGCCAGGAGCCCATTTAAGTTTCTTAGCAACCTATCATCGGCTTTAGATTCCCTCATTAAATATTCTCTGTTcaaatttttacacaaattaaaaacCTGTATGTGACACAAAAAAACCCTCCCACGGGTCTCGTTATGTGTGTAAATCTTGATTGCTTGTAGGCCCACTCAAATAGCAAGACCAAGAAAACGgtttttactattattatctttttttaataaccctCTTTGATGTTATTTTTAGTTCTGGCGACAGTTTACAGCGCAGTAGAAACTTGATATATATGCTTTCTTCATGAAATCAGCACGTCTAATAATCGGCATGTTCGGAAGGTTTTTTACTCTACTTATAAGCCATTCTCTCGAGATTGAATCCAACTCAAACTCTCTACAAAATTGTGCGAGCCCGAAGctaaaataatatatagatttagccaagcctaaaagcggcTCTCGCATTAATATACTTGTGTTTGATGCATATATTTCCTTAGCTGAGAGAGCTTTTAGGACTTTATTTCTCTGTGacataaattttaaattcaaatgttCAAACCACACATCTCAATTCCCGCCTCCTAAAATCAACTCAAATAAGCGTTTATAGATCAAATTTTCAGACGAAAATTTAATCAGGCTTAGTAACACTGTCTAAACTGCGCGcttttttgtgcaaaatatGAACATGgctttatttattgatttttctaaAGGCTTCTTTTCTTAAAACTAAAGCTGCACACACATGTCaatattcataatttttttctttatcaggaACATTTAGTTAAAGCCATTTGTCtggttcctttttttatttaagtcgACAAAGTTAACGAAATAAAGCAAATATAGAATTAATTCTGcgatctcttttttttcacatgcGTTTACCgctgatgaaatgaaaatagtgCCAGTTTAACATCGCCTTATTAATAATTTAGAATTTCATCGACATCAGAACAGGGAAAAATCATATTCGTAAGACAAAGGATAatgaattttcagtaatttgtgCAGCTGGCCAAAAACGGGCTGTCTTTGAAATAGGGTAATTAAGTACTGTCAATTGAttttataacgtaaattggccaccgtgaagagttttaaaacactaaaaagccaaaaaacaaaaaaacaaaagcagacATAGTTATCAAagcggccgacaaaggcggCGAAGTCATTGTTTGGCGGGCCAACCCCTGACAAAAGGAAGCTTTGACAACGATCTCACTTTCATCCACTAAAACATTGTAGGTTTTACCGAACACCAATTTTTTCGGTCAATACAGCCGCCCTCAAACCTGAACTTTACGTCGCTACATTGACGACTGCAACGGCGCTACTtcctctaccagagaggagctcgctcaatttataaccgccgaCAATCGGTGTCGACAAAATCTGGATCGGACCGGACTGGATTACGGATCAGATCACGGaccaaaaaaagtgttttcaaaaatgagaaaagaacaagtcgtttataaaataataataataaatcgTCTAAAGAACTAAAATATGTGAAGTTACGAGCCAAAAATAAGTGTGCGTGACATAAATAGTAGTCATAAGACCAATTTTACTCCTCACCTCGCCTCTTCTCTCGCTTGTGGTAAGTTATACTGAATAAAGGTCCCCTTTTTGCCAGAGAAACTGGGAAAAGCTGGAGAGCAGACttcaaaccttttctttttttttgacaacaGTAATTCCTCTCAAAAGTTACAAAGTATGTGAACCTAATGCAAACACCATTTGAGGATCAAAGTGAGTAATTTTAGCAGAAAAAAGTGAGTAATCCTGgccaaatgttttcttttctggaAAAACTTCACAATTACGGAAGATAATTAAAGCAACTGAAAGTTTTCGACTAATTCCAGCTTGACAACTGACTTTATTAATAGCGAAGTAACTCTTACaataaattatccaaaaaacTTCGCAATTACTATAACCTTTCCCTTTctgcttaaaaaatttcaaaagatatGTCTAATTTATGGTTAATACAAAATTATCACATAGAGATCACGTCTATCTCAGCTAGACTGCTCAacgagcaattttttttttttttttttttttttgcattcttagTAATACAAATTCCACTGAATCATAACATATCTGAGCCGAAACACGTGATCATTATTCAAttaagtatttctttttttttattccctacgacaataattaaaaaacatcCCCCGTGACGAGTGAGGGACCGGCCATTCCTTACCAGCTGGGGCTCCTTAGCATATTTATGATACCCCCACCCCCCTGCCAACTTTTTTATATTCCCTCATTACACTCCCCTGATCCGCCCTCAGGTccttccaccccccccccccccccaaaaaaaaaaaaaactcctgcCGGCGATAAATGATTTCCTAAATCAATATCATATTCGTAGCTAATAacaagaacaatttaaaacctGGCGACTGACAATATAACCAGAATTAATTAAGTCGGAAGCATACGACCAAAGACCTCCAAACGTGTTCAATTCCATCTTAATTTCTAAGACTAAGACTTGTttagatttaattttaaattatttttgtatttttctcttttttcatctttttttttaatttctttaattaaaattacttaTAACTGTACGCCCAAAAGCAATAAAATACACATACTATGTTTACAATTCCTCCTGCTGTAATCTAAAATAAACAATtcttaaatttctcatttcctTTCATAACCACTAAATGAGTAACGTCAGAAATGGTCTCTTCAGTGGAAAAGATAGAATCCCAGTTTTTCATAGAAAAACTTACActgaactgaatttttttttctttcaacaacgTACATGCTTCGAGTCCTATAGGGCCTTCTCTGGACATGAAACATGTTTCCACTCGGTATAACAAGTTTGTATAATTTCCATAGAATGCAACATCCTGCCTTTTGACCCTCAGCTTTGTACTTAAGACCATTATTAATGGTAAAGAATTCACCAGAACCcttaaagaatataaaaaagACTATTTTCATTGCTCATCCTTATGCTTCTGAGGAGACTCCGGAAGAATACTATCATCGACCTCCGAACGTAACACTAAAGTTACAGCACTACTAAGGCTAAGACATGCTGCCCAAGCAGCATTTTTTTACTAttgattttccaatttttttccttttcttttttttaatttgccacTATCACTATGTTCATTTAGTTATGTCAATTCGTTTTCTGTAAAAAAGGCCTTGGTTATAATTGTATAATAAGAAATTTGCAACAGAATCTAATGCTAAATTTTGTAAAACCTGattgttttaaatgaaatagCTTAGCTTTAATAATGTTGACAATCTCCAAGCCTGAATC
This region of Pocillopora verrucosa isolate sample1 chromosome 3, ASM3666991v2, whole genome shotgun sequence genomic DNA includes:
- the LOC131771875 gene encoding uncharacterized protein isoform X2, whose protein sequence is MGKISKWTPISDKRMTKTVQNAVETNRRNGFGFLFLRCGNLLQVLIFPPMLQKLKDGRDRHNINVNVILLDSISRPHFYRSLPRTVDVLRKISRDPSFKATTLDFELFQSVGQQTFDNLRPFFSGVIQDDNVVTNTAKTVKAPLGVEVLYGNFKRWDYQTLFQEDLCWFDRWGVALTDLEIRRKPSTDSEFIERWKEFQEMIKKKLIDNFGLMHFSGTVLEKYNETNHFETPPKVCLNGQFFSKYFMDYLQMVYTAINKDSTAKPLISYMHFNTGHEYTGKRIRNTDTNLAEFITNMAALPDTLTMIFSDHGNKNTYYSQHSEEGRREVFDPVFFMVIPGGVEKILGKERMTALVKNQRRLFTFLDVHRALMSLKDPVKMFSWNTSLAGIFAVLPENRTCANLSLMPLTLCKCEDFDRYNSVKDNSDSHKWLAEFALGTLNNAIQKQHMGGDDGGQLLSILKEGYGNCQRLVGKSFTNIVQRTQGEYITTTMNINVIPPSGYNEDEVFKVSVKQYAQAEDKLWLTSFVRVSKYSKFESCADKSVDIKLCACAKQETTEPLNSGQKRAKEVPNKMFASTTIVKDLHSGCLLFLRRNHRTFSLALEVTNACFDRTYKFELSGSSGERVYSIILPIYLELAPKTFYFLTSVNRYTSKDSYPLNFYADIKVKYADFDKFKDLGKIDVS
- the LOC131771875 gene encoding uncharacterized protein isoform X1, with amino-acid sequence MLKHSRRRNILAIVLIAALFAIVAVKMHFGPSFQKRWEAIAETTVKAMNQSASETKTRDQWNAREKSHDQWNRADDGSLCPHLGLKNYSDENEASSPPEITCRPHRSDKVGCEQAYQYYGHPGQVEERSCDEVNYPDICSFQVTKSGEQTLLCDASVCGSSRIEIGSINPYMGKISKWTPISDKRMTKTVQNAVETNRRNGFGFLFLRCGNLLQVLIFPPMLQKLKDGRDRHNINVNVILLDSISRPHFYRSLPRTVDVLRKISRDPSFKATTLDFELFQSVGQQTFDNLRPFFSGVIQDDNVVTNTAKTVKAPLGVEVLYGNFKRWDYQTLFQEDLCWFDRWGVALTDLEIRRKPSTDSEFIERWKEFQEMIKKKLIDNFGLMHFSGTVLEKYNETNHFETPPKVCLNGQFFSKYFMDYLQMVYTAINKDSTAKPLISYMHFNTGHEYTGKRIRNTDTNLAEFITNMAALPDTLTMIFSDHGNKNTYYSQHSEEGRREVFDPVFFMVIPGGVEKILGKERMTALVKNQRRLFTFLDVHRALMSLKDPVKMFSWNTSLAGIFAVLPENRTCANLSLMPLTLCKCEDFDRYNSVKDNSDSHKWLAEFALGTLNNAIQKQHMGGDDGGQLLSILKEGYGNCQRLVGKSFTNIVQRTQGEYITTTMNINVIPPSGYNEDEVFKVSVKQYAQAEDKLWLTSFVRVSKYSKFESCADKSVDIKLCACAKQETTEPLNSGQKRAKEVPNKMFASTTIVKDLHSGCLLFLRRNHRTFSLALEVTNACFDRTYKFELSGSSGERVYSIILPIYLELAPKTFYFLTSVNRYTSKDSYPLNFYADIKVKYADFDKFKDLGKIDVS